AGGTCTGATTAAGTCTCCGACTCCACTCATCTCGTCCATAGAAATGGATACGGCCCTCTTACCCTCTGGAATTCTTAAGGAAAGATCCTCTGTATCTTCCTCCATAAGCCTTTCCCTTGGGATTAATTCTCCCTTTAATATTTTTTCCTTTGTGAACTTACCCAATATTTCATCCTTTTTCTGAAGTGAGTTCAACAAATAGCTTGTTTCATTTACTTCTATTTCTTCTATCATATTAGAGTCTATTTTTGCCCTTGCCGGGATGTCACGAGCTGCTACAATGATTTTTATATATTTAGGCTTATCTAAAGAAGCATTTTCAATTTTTTTTAGATAGCCGTAACCTATATATGTTGCTAATATTGCTAAGGCTAAGGATATAAGTAACAGCTTTATATTAAACCCATTTGCATTTCCTTGTCCCATTTTCTCACGTCCTTTTAACTGAGGAAATTGCATAATTAATATTTCGTATTTTGAGATCATCCCCAAGATTATACAATTCCCACAACTTATATACATTTATTGTCATTTAATGAGTTTAACTCCTTTTAGT
Above is a genomic segment from Maledivibacter sp. containing:
- the cpaB gene encoding Flp pilus assembly protein CpaB, with the protein product MGQGNANGFNIKLLLISLALAILATYIGYGYLKKIENASLDKPKYIKIIVAARDIPARAKIDSNMIEEIEVNETSYLLNSLQKKDEILGKFTKEKILKGELIPRERLMEEDTEDLSLRIPEGKRAVSISMDEMSGVGDLIRPGDYVDVYVTVDQYIIDKKTSKTIYPQITKLLLQDIEVLAVSKEMKRVDDQRTDIPVAYAVTLGVNAYEGEKLVHGEDFGRLKLALRPLTDKNIYNTPGTIRFDIVPEKGVFTIQK